TTTGCTTATATGAAGAGACTTTCCTTCCCACACGAGTCTCCGATAGCTCAGTCGTAGAGTATCCGAAACTAGTCATCGGAACGACGTCGATTCCGAAGGAGCACTCGTAGGTTTTTCCGATTATCCCCAAGTCAACATTAAAAAAACTACATCTCCTCATGGATGTCTTCATAAGTACCAGTCAAAGAGCCGAAGTAAACCGGATGTCAAAGTGGCTTCCTGGTCCgcttaccatggcaacgaaaaCGTTCACTGTCCAACGAGCTGTTATGACACAGGTCATTACAATTAGCATACAATAGTTTTCGCGATTAAATCATGGACGTTTATTTGGAccgaaacaaaatgtaaatctGATTTCCTTTATTGATTAACCCCGAAAATTTGAGCTTTTTGAGTTATGTATCATTATTTTTTCCACGAATTTCCTTGAAAAACACTTCTGACAGATGTGAGtttgggctacctgtggttaTCCCAAGCAAATCTGCTGTTAGGAAGATCGTTGATTCAAATTCTAGCCTAACCTGCAAAGCAGgcataattttgttttggtaagaatTATCCGTCGACATCTTGGATAGCGAGACTAATAGAGGCTTGAGGCGAGTCAAGAAAATTGCACTCAGTGAGAGGAGGACATTATGAAATGGTGGTGACCCCTTCCCGCGCCCCTCGTCCCTATCCTTTACCGgctgtgtgctttcaaaatggcggctgccTCCCAAGAAACGCATACTCTGCAGGGTAATTCTAGCCGGACGAAACCTTATCGTCGTAAAGAATCTGTGGAAAAGTGCTTCCTTCCTTATGACAATTTCGAATGCTAACACATTTTCAACTTATCAGGTAATGGCGATGAATCATCTGTCCCCATGTGTAATACAGTTAAATATCGAGTATCAGTATTCCTATtcttcacactgttttccccTGTATTTCCTTTCTGTTCAATTTACTGTTGCTATGATAAAGAGAAACTAAATCAACCAACCCGCACTGGTCTCAAAGAGTTGGGGATGTGATGCCCCATTTAATGTTCTTACCCCTGTTGCTTGTCATTTTGTCCGGGTTTACCCACGTAGGAACAGGCGTCTTAGATTATCTTTCTTTGTTATGCAGGATATGTCAGTTATTTTTCGTGAAGACCCTCCTTCTGACGACAGCGGGACATCCCGAGGGTCCGTCTTGCTTAACAAGAAGATTAGGAGTCACGTGTACAGTGTGATCAATGCTGTGTGCTATTATCTGTGGACGAGGTTACTTCCTTCTTAAGGAGACAATCAGTGACAAATTGAGCTCAAACGTAGTGAATGTGCTCGTTTAAGGAAAATGGTTTTCCCTTGCAAGACTGCTATGAATTAATGAATTTAAAGTGGATTTGAAGGAGTTAGGCGTTAGGAAGCTTAgaattatttttcaaaaacgtttctCTCCTTTGTGTCAGTCAAATCTATAGGCAAGATAGAATGATATTAATATGCCTTTCGTTTGGCagagtttaaattacaaaaaggaACATTTCAACATAAATTAATGGATGCTTTTAAGGCTACCTTCTGCGCTTAGAATGCTGAAGCACAATGTTTGCTAAGTATAGGAAATCAACAAAGTTACACTCTATAACtatattgcactctataacctgtTTATGGATTCGTCATTGACTAATCAATCGTCAGCTTCAGTCACGCATCCTTCTCTTCCCTTAGCTGACTTGCGTGACTGAAATGGGCGACCACATGGTATATCTAGAGGGACTACAAAcctggttgttttttttttgtcgttcgTTGATACTTATTTGACAACCATTCAATGTTATCGTACCTTGAAAATGTAATAAGGATTGTTATCGTCTTCGTCATCATTTTCCTCAGCGCCAGATGTTTACTAATATGTTCATTCCCGTCGCCGGCTTATCATGGCTCAATTCACCAATCCCATTGAAGGGGTTTTTAGAGACAATTTGAATTTGTAGATAGCTgtaaataaaaatgataactgGTTTTGagagagtttttgagaaaacAATTCATAATAAAGTCAACATCAAATAAGTGGCatcttgtttttttattttcgcttACTTGATTTTAGTAACATGACGAAATAGAGTGACGGGGCTAATTAAGGGCACGCCTGAGATCTCTTTGGGACGCTTTTTGTGTTTACACTTTCCCGGCCCAGCTGAGCTATTTCGGCAACTTCTGAAAAACGGTTGAACCCCATATCATTATCTAGGATTATCTGAGTATCATTACCAAAGTATGCAAATCATCAAGTTTCCACGCGTTAAATTTGGCAAAAATTGTGCCCAGGCGTGCATCACGTACTGATCTCGTGCGTGCAATCGCTTGTCTTATTTTTCTTTCGTGCGTAATTTCGCAAATTCTTGCGAAACTCTTGCACGCCTCTCAGGGTGCAAGCTAGGTCGGAGGTGCGCGAAATTGTTGCTATTTTCTGGTTGCCACCTAAACTCGATGACAAATATGCCGGAGGAATTAATGGTGAATGGAGTTGTGATCTGTAGGTAAGCGCTATTCCGTGATTTCTTTACCACATAAATACATGTGAAACCATCTAGCGTGTTGTATCGAATGTCACTGACGTTCGCACACTGAAGAAGGGCGATGCACCAGCGCATTTAGTTTACAGTTGATCATATGTTTTAGAGTGCGAATAGTTTTAAATATGTACGAGTAATTGTTTTTTGTTCACACAAACTAAGTCGGCCATTTTAGATATATTTACTTTGTGACCTGGCCTGTGGACAGCAACGAGGCTGCCAGCCTACAGACCTAATTGCTTTTCTAGCGTGAGTGAGTGATGCAGTAGCTGTTTCCACAAGAATAGCAAGCGGATAATGTCAAAGGAAGGTCATCGACAGTTTCTATCCCGAGGCCAGGTTACTAAGTTACTACTCTTCGTGGTTTATTATCGATCACGTGACTCCAAATTCCACTAGAAAACAATTTAATCACTTGTCAATAATATGCATGAATCATTTTTATCCCACACTTTTCGCAATTTTCTTTGCAAGTTGTTAAGCTTTCTCGgctattaatttttaaaattcctttccaTATTCCTCTCCGAAACAGTAgtttgtgtgaaaaaaaaaatgatgaaaacGTGTTTAAGAGATTTTCCACGTCGCGTTGAACACAACATGACTTGTTAACCAATCAAACCGAATTTCGTTTGTGCGCTAGTGTTTCAGGAGAGGCTCACGACCTCACTTCGATACGTTTGTttcccaaaacaaaagattgttttTATTTATCAAAGTATACATGAAAGCATTTCTCCATTCAGACTGGCTACGAGAAATGAGGTTTTCAGGTATCAcggtacaaaaaaaaagaggtGATTCAGGGGAAAAAAGGAGGCAACAAACCAAACATTCTGATCGGTCAATGATCAGAaagttagccaatcaaatgcaatCGCTGGATGAGGAATTTTTGCGGGATTGCGCAATACGCATTCGTTGCTTCTGCTTAATTACGATAATTTCATCTCGCAATCTTTTCATGTGTTGTTAACTTAATAAGGAATCACgtgatttttctctttcaatttGGATAAGATAACAATTTGTCGTTTtgttcaaagactacaaattataTTCGCCACACGGAATCGCGAGCGATTTTGTTAGTCTTCAAAGAAATTTACGCGTGCTAACATTTATTCCATACTGTACTCGAAATCACGTGATTACCTGTTCAAAAGCACTCctcttgaccaatcacaattgTGTAacttcatgtatattattatctTACCGGGCTTGTTACACAGATAAGCCCGAAACAGCTGTCTGCGTCTGCTTTCTAGTGAGTTTGAGCACTGAGCATGCTAGGTTTGGCCGACGGTAGTTTCGTTTTGAAGAGAATGCCTCCGTGAACGTTGTTTGATTTGTCGAAACAGAGGTGTGTTTATGCTCACAACTGTTTGTATTGATCCAACGTAATGCATAGATTGTTACACGGCATTGCAGttttataaattaatttataaatGAAGTGATGTGTACAGAGATAACTTAACTTTCGGAACTCGAAAGGAGAGGGTACTGTCTTACCTCCAAATGTTTCATGCTTATTACGCTTTAAACATATTATATTAAAACGCTTCTGGGTTGGAATGGGGAAAAACAGAATGCCTTAAAGAGTTTGAGTGATTTTCCGAAATGAAGGGCCCCTTTTTTCTGGAGCGGGTAACGTGAACCACTCAGACAAGTGATTAAAAGTGATCTCCTTTCGTTACAAGGTAAAAAAAACGCCACACCAATAAATGGTTAATCTCTCTCTTTTCATGATGTATTTATTGACTGAATCAGTTATGGCAATCGGCTTTTTTCTTCATGGACAGGGAGAAGTTTCATTAcgacaatagaccaatttcgatatattaaaattcagccctaaacaaaaggcacgatctcgaggctctggggaataaactcatacaaatccttatatttattccccaaagcctcgagatgatgtcttttgttcagGACTGAATTTTTATATATCCAAATTGGTCTATTCCGTGATTGTAACTGTCATCGATGGAGTACAGTTTTTAAACACCTTCATAATTTATACCTAAATTGCAACGTATAAGTGATAACCTGGATGGTATACTTACAGCATTAAATGTAACTATTCAAATGTAGGCTATTTCACTTTAAGAAACTCTCTATTATGATGGGCAATAGTTATCACTTGTGGATCTGGGTGAAAACTTCAAAGCAAGTGTAGCAATGCGAATAAGAGCTATCAAGCGTTACTATCGTATGGTGCTTTCTATTAACTCTTTTATTAATTGACTCTAAATTATTAGCCATTCCTATGAACCAAGATTCTTATTTCTGACCTTAAGGTTCAGGAAGAAAGTTCTATCCCTTCCCAAAATGTCATTTGCTGAAGGTAGCCTGGGATGATTGCTTGTGGAGGAGGAAGCAGccaagacaggatcgatcgaCATTACTCTCTTCCTTACGGACGACGATTGCCGCTAACGTAAAGACGACAACGGAACCTCAGGTAAGGATCGTATGGAAGGCGGAGTAGATAGCTGCCCTTTTTTCCCTAATATTCGTTCATCGAACGATTAATCAATCAGTCATCGGATAATTCAATCGATTGATTGATCCATTGATCAATCAATCCATCAGCTAGTCAATCAACTAATCAATCGATCAataaatcaattaatcaataaCTTGATTGATCAACGAATAGAACAAATGATCAACTTAATCAAACAATCAAGGAAACAATCAATAAATCATCAATCAAACCATCAAGCCATCAGTGATTCGTACCGTAAATCATGAATTAATCATCAAtcattaatcaatcaatcaatgaattAATCAATCGATCAGGCAGTTGatgaaacaaatttaatttaaccGCAAACCATCAATTTACAGAATTAGCCAGTCGATGTTCAGCCAAAATTGTCCAACTAAAGAAGGCTCTCGGTTTTTATATCGTTTCACGATGCAGTCACTTCTAGCCAATCCTTTTATCTATTTACTTACCATTTGTATTTGATCGCTTTGAAAAAGTTCCAGTTACCTTGACCTGATTCTAAATTTATCTGAGCTGACCTTTTTGCAAAATTGTGTTTCAAATGTTGTGGTAAATACTATGTTGCCATGACAACCGACGAGCGCCTTGGAAGATGTCATAAGTTCCCCAAAGGAAATCCTACGCCAAGATTGTCATTCTGATGGTTTTGATTTTCTGGGCAAAAAAAGTTGTAGCTCCTTACAATGTGTTATTGTGTTACTTATTCCCTGTTGCCACGAGTAACTGTCCTGCAAACACACTTAAGATTTTTATTCATAACTTGTTTTTCCTAACTTCTATGCGGTGGTCCGATAATCTTAAATATGCCATTTCTTATTACTTTTTTTATCCCAAAGAAAATTCACACTGCGCGAGTTTCAGGACTGATTTAAAGTAGATtaacaatgttgtttttttaaaagtgaGAAGGAACTGCTTGCTTTGGTTTTGAAACTAAACTTCTCTAATCTACTTCATTCGTTTTTTAATCAACCGTGACTATAAAAACTGGtcctaatgttttttttttgtacatccAATGCGCTATATCTTTAGCTATTTGATATTTATTACTTAATTGAACGTGACGCAATAAGAAAGCTGCAATCCTGATCAAAATCGTTGAGACACTTTCTTCTCCATATCTAAACCAATTACTTCCATGAAGTAAATCTTGATGTTGTAGATGCCCCTCTCATCCCTAACAATGTTGAAGGATAGGAGCTCCGTTATTTCGGGTCGTGCGGTACCTCATTGAAtgggcttcaggattggccaaaaggaCAATAGAACGAataaagataacaatggatttagcacagaaaacaataggaagttcGACACTAtaaagccaatgaaatatagtgttcaacaagaggtaagACCCTTATACACAACGTTGTCtttggggaggggggaggggtgggaaTATTGTTCGGCCTTTGTCGTAATTATTGTCCAAAAAGACGAAACTTGAGAAACGTCTCAACgatttttgtccaggattgtgaGTTCGCTTTAGTCTGCCTTTGGAATGTTGCGTATATTAACACTGCTCAAATTTACACCGCGCGTTAAAAAAATGTCCCTAGAACTTAAAAAGATGATTCTTTTCTCCGTTGCTCTCACCCTCTTGTCTTGGCACAGTTTTATATACCAGACGaagattaaaataaaaatgattggGAATTTAATGGGGCTTTTCATTTGTTAAGCAATAGCTGTAATATGTCTGAATAATCACGACAGAGACTAATTTTTACATTGTTTTAGTGACGCAGATGTCTTGAAAATTAAATTCTGTTTCAAATTATATTTCTTAACTACTTGCCACGACGTTCGTAAATGGAATCTTATTcttactttttattttgaaatctatttttataCAGTCATCAAACTTCTTcgttaaaagaaaaatgcataaaatcgttttaaaaatatttgtcTCTCAAAGAGCAAAACACATTGACCTAGTATTATGATAGTTGTACGCTCATAATTTggccctccccctccccctgccccctcccacacacacacacacacctcccaacccccacccccacccacACATACTTCACATCGCaaagtagtgtttttttttttttcaagtaaaagAGTTCTCGTTTCTCTTTAGTTTAAAGTGCACCTTAAGGCAAAAACGTTTTGTTGCCAAGATAATTCTTTTCACTTAAAGCAAACATATTACAATTTTCacctcaaaattttgcttttcgtgtgtgcagggatggcgcagtggtgagagcattaatctcccaccaatgtggcccaggttcgattcccagactcggcgtcatatgtgggttgagtttgttggttctctactctgcaccgagaggttttctccgggcactctggtttcccctctcctcaaaaaccaacatttgacttgatttgtgttaattgttaatttcaatttacagtgtccccaattagtgctacaGCGCTAGAACGTCTAagcacttaaataaagtccctCTCCTTTTATGTAAGGTTAGTAAGTAAAACTTGCAGTCATTTAGACGCACGATCGTGCTGTGAGAGGCATGGGCCTATTCTTGAtcttacgtcacaaaaatcaagaatagacccatgctTCTGACAGCTCGGTCGTGGGTCCGAATGATTGCCAGTTTTGCTAACTTTGCGTAACTTGCGTGGCACATAAAAAGCAAAATTCTGAGGTACAAATGGCAAAATATTGCAGAGATTGAAATTAgaaacgaaaaatatttgagtttaggtgtACTTTAAGATGTAAATAAATAGTCCCAGCTTTAGTCTTTCAGTTGCGTTTGACGTCGAAGCGTTGGTTTCTCGGTTCGTACATTGACGTCCTTCCATGCGACTATTAGTTCTTTTAGGCTTGCCTCATTTGATCCTCTAATGTCACTCACTTCCTGAAATTACAATGTTTTAAAGGAAATTCAGTTAATGGAGAGCTTGACTGACGTTAGGAACCCATAACAAGGGCATACAACTTCTACATGTGTCATGATATGATGAAGGATTGAGCTGTTTTAAAAATTACCTTTCTCGGGAAGTCTGACTGACCAGCGAGGAAGGTGACCTGTTTGGGGTATCCAgggtagggagcttaagcacgcgcgtttttgagacgcggacggcaaccggaagtgggcTGTTTTCCCGTTTAACTTGTCTcgacacaaccacatttacattgctaagtatcttttctccattagagttgattagtataaaaatctgggagacaccactgtcctgtcacgtgaaatgttctcttccagttgccgtccgcgtctcaaatacgcgcgtgcttaagcttctTATTTTAGTGGCGGAGCCCTCAGCGCGAACCGGCAACTGAAGCCGGCGTGAAGAATGGGGTGAGGAAAACTGCATTCTTCTCGCGCGAAGGCGGCTTATCCTCACTTGATATCCCAAACAAGtcagcttgctcgcaggctcaAGTCTGACTCACGTAAGAACCTTGCGAGTAAATCACAAGCCTTGCATAATTTAGTCTTAGCGTTGATACTCACTTCTGCCAACACAGTCAATAGACAGAGCTTGTTTTAAAACTTATATTGCGTTGTAGCATATCTCTAAATGGCTAAGTTAGCATCATAGCAAGTGTTCTACCTGTGTAGCTTAGTAAAAGTGCTAGGAGATTATCAGAGCTTTTTGTATCTTTTCCTATTCGTTTCTTCATAAATATCACCATTTTTAAATGTTTGATTACCTCCGTCATCATCAATCCTTATGGCCCCCATTGGGGCATAGGGCCGCGTTTGATAACCTTGCGCGGGATGATTTCAACAAGATATAACGTAGCCATTGATAAGTCGGGCACCTTTTAATCCTATGTAGTTACCTTGGCAACTATAACTAAGGTTAGCAACCTTAAGTTTGGAATACGACTGCAAGCACGAGTTTTGAGTTTCGAGCATGCGCACTTGAGAAATTCGCCGTAAAATTTACTAACGCGTGCGCAGAAATGAAAACTCATACTCCACTTAGTCGCACCATTTCCATATATGGTCACTTCTATTTGACAGAGTACGAGACTAACATGACAGTGCACGTAATTCTCAGTCAAGACCCATTTGTTAATATAATAACGTTACTGTCATTTAGATGGAATAGGGCCATTTGCGCTGGAGAAAATAATATACGTCTTACCTAAGACGCGAATGGATCGTAGAATCAGTGAATAACGATCATTTGGAAATACATTTGAGTACGAAAATGCGCGATATTACACGAAGTTTGGAAGTCATCTACACTTCATTTTCAAATGATAAATATATAATGGTCGTTTCAAGTTTAAGTTTAAATTAAGTGTTTGTTTATAACGTCACCCAACGAATTAGTGTGCGCGCGATTAAATGTTCTAAACAAGTACTTTCGCGCGAAGTGAGTCTGATTGTGTGTTCAACTTTGGCTTCCTCTCACGGATGAAAAACATTTCGCGGATTAGACAACCAAGCTTTCCCTGATATTTCTTCAAAACGGAGAGCTGTTTGAAAGCTCGGGGTTACAAACCCCTTAACCGCGCGCAATAATTCTTAGGCTGACGTTATGAGCAACCACTTAAGTTAAACTTGAAACGACCATtacatttatcacttgataataaAGTCaagatgacttcgaaacgtcgtgcaATATCGCTTGTAAAACAATCATTGTAGACGAGACGTGAAGCTTTATTTAGAACACGGTTAATATGGAAATTTTCAAGGAAGAAAATAAGAAGCGTCTCATAGAAGATAGATCTTTAATAAGACGCGACCTGCATCTTTTACGCGTTCATGTCTAAGACGCGAAGATTACGTAAAAATGGTTCGTATCTTACCGTATCTCATCTATAATTTACGGTATTTCGACCGTATTTTGTCAACTCCGCGAGTATTTTGCAAACGAGTGTAATGATAGTCGACATATGATACCGAAATATTTAGTTACACCATTTTTCCCGGCCCcggaaaatattttaaatcatgCTTTCATAGATTCTGAGTTCTGTTATCCTTGATTAATAGTTGGGGAGTTTCTTTAACTATGTCTTGAAATGGTGCAGTTCAAATGGTTAGCAACCGCTCTAGCCAACCCACCCCGGGAATGTTTAAATTGGAAAATCCCGTTTGGTGGTTTTCACAAATGACCAAAACTATGTCTAtttacctttttgtttttaaaaagcttGAAGTGTGGAATAGAGACGATGGCGAACAGAGTAGCGACCTCCTATGGAGAAAAAAGTTATACCTTTGTGTTTACAGCATTAATATTAAGCTTGTATGTCTATAACTGAGACAGTTATACATTGCAatagaggatgaggtaagagaacggtGCCTCTTAAATGATTGTTTCTTAAAATCTAATTGTAGCTACGCAACTATTTTTGGAGAGCTATAGGCGCCTGATTGGAGTTGTATTGACGTGATGAAATGTTAAATATGCCCGGCATGGGcattattcgcgcggcggccgcATTGGCCATAGACAGTAGATTACGTACCcggagcctcgagttgaaatgtttgggaacgagtttcagtgcgcaaaaagttttcaatccctcgggactaaACATGGGTGCCGTgtgaacgagaacttaaaatagctttgcgaaactaaaaGGGTTCGcactcttacctcatcctctttTGTATATTGTCATCATAGGTGTGTAGATTTAGGCAAATCAATTTTACAGTCAAAGTCGATTTTTTTTCAATGCGGAATTCTCCCTTTCTAACACTGGATAAAATCGTGTGGTGTTTAAGTTTCCTTGTGGTGTCGTCTCCGTGAAAGATTCTATACGATAGGGTTAAATTGCCGAAAACTAGAAACACTATGCCGATTACTAAAGCAGTTTTTTGACCGTACTGTGATTCACGGCCAgagtttctttttcaatttatttatgtCATGCAAGATATGTTAGGCTTACCTTGCAGTACAGAACGAAAAAAACGAGGTTGCTGAGATATGGTCTCTCGTGCTGGCGATCTGAACCGGTACTATATAAGTAGCAACAAGTTCTTTTATGATTCCTGGGTAGTCCAGGCAAACGAACAAAGTTATAACTTCAATTCAAACTAGTCGGTACCCTCCAGAAGCAACTGGAACTACTCCAGAAAACTGTCTAGGAACTAAGCATAAGTAAGATAGGCTGTTGAATCGCGCGGGAAGTCAAGCCAACTTCTGAAAAGTTTGGCTTGCTAAACTGGCCAAGACAAGGCATACAAGGTAGCATATTTCAAGGCTTCTGCTTTTGTACGACTACTTAATACATTCTGTTTAAAATCGATCTACTGGAGGAATCCATACGTACCTCAGCATGTTCGATGTTAACTTTGGCGAAAACTACATCTGGAAACTCCCTTGccattttctagtcagttgaggaaaagagaaagaggaaTGTGCCATAGGTTTTTAAATAATTACCGGCGTTGTTGAGtaccatgtaattttttttttgtttcgtgacTTTGGCTTTTCGTAAATTGAATAAAAGTTTATTCCACAAAGCAATCCATGGTGACGGCGGTCTGGCTTTTCCAGACTATGTTGTGAAGGGCAAAGACTTAAAGAACTGTCCTGAATGAGAACAAATTTTTTGAACTACTGGCAATACTGAGACTTATAAAAATAGTTGTTTTTGTAGAACTGTTAAGGATGCGTTGCCAAGCGAAATTGTTAATATGAAGTCCGCAGACCAATTTTAAAAGTGTTATTTGAGCATTTTAGTAATAATGATTTTTTAATATTGTAT
This portion of the Montipora capricornis isolate CH-2021 chromosome 11, ASM3666992v2, whole genome shotgun sequence genome encodes:
- the LOC138024454 gene encoding thioredoxin-like isoform X2, translated to MAKREIQSPKALNDLLESSGDNLVVIIFYADWCGPCRSVAPKLEKMAREFPDVVFAKVNIEHAEEVATLFAIVSIPHFKLFKNKKEVSDIRGSNEASLKELIVAWKDVNVRTEKPTLRRQTQLKD